In Flavobacterium sp. CBA20B-1, one DNA window encodes the following:
- a CDS encoding DUF4136 domain-containing protein, which produces MKLLKLLPALLLFVLASCSSVHVQTDYDNTVNFSTFKTYAYMKSGVDKMNISDLDKKRILKAIDEEMAIKGFTKSENPDLLINLFTDAKQIVNVNSFYGGWGYGMYRPWGWNPWMMGPGYQSVSTSTQGILYIDVLKADNKELIWQGKGTGYLTHKQSKKEERIKEFVSKVLETFPR; this is translated from the coding sequence ATGAAACTATTAAAACTTTTACCCGCACTCTTGTTGTTTGTACTGGCATCTTGCAGTTCTGTTCATGTACAAACCGATTATGACAACACTGTGAATTTCAGCACATTTAAGACTTATGCTTATATGAAAAGCGGTGTTGATAAAATGAATATTTCCGATTTAGACAAGAAGCGTATCTTGAAAGCAATTGATGAAGAAATGGCCATAAAAGGATTCACTAAAAGTGAAAATCCCGATTTGCTGATTAATTTGTTTACCGATGCAAAACAGATTGTAAACGTAAACAGTTTCTACGGAGGCTGGGGTTACGGAATGTACCGCCCGTGGGGATGGAATCCGTGGATGATGGGTCCGGGTTATCAATCGGTATCTACATCAACCCAAGGAATTTTGTATATTGATGTTTTAAAAGCTGACAATAAGGAGTTAATCTGGCAAGGAAAAGGAACTGGTTATCTAACCCATAAACAAAGCAAAAAAGAAGAACGCATCAAAGAATTTGTGTCAAAAGTTTTAGAAACGTTTCCGAGATAA
- a CDS encoding saccharopine dehydrogenase family protein, with protein MKNILLFGSGRSTSSLIKYLLERTETHQFKLYIADQSIVSIQAKIADNPNAFAVSLDLNNDTERTKLIEKADVVISMMPAFLHPIIAADCLTYGKHLVTASYISNELKEMDAEVKAKGLIFMNECGLDPGIDHMSAMKVLDEIREKGGNPVHFESFCGGLVAPESDDNVWKYKFSWNPRNVVVAGQGGAAKFLQQGTYKYIPYQRIFKRTEFLEIEGFGRFEAYANRDSLGYREAYGLEKAHTIYRGTMRRVGFSRAWNMLVQLGVTDDTYTIEDSENMTYREFINSFLYYHPTDSVEVKFRLTLNVEQDDTVWDKFVALDLFNNDKKVGLKNATPAQVIEKILAEKWTLQPDDKDMIVMYHKFGYTMPNVAETLQIDATMVCLGEDAVLTGMAKTVGLPVGIITLKILNGEITTPGVQMPITKEVYEPVLKELETFGIIFQEKEVPYDGGM; from the coding sequence ATGAAAAATATATTGTTGTTTGGTTCGGGTAGATCCACATCTTCCTTAATTAAATATTTATTAGAACGCACAGAAACCCATCAATTTAAACTTTATATTGCCGATCAAAGCATTGTATCGATCCAAGCAAAGATTGCAGACAACCCCAATGCATTTGCCGTTTCTTTAGATCTTAATAACGATACAGAACGTACCAAATTAATCGAAAAAGCCGACGTGGTTATTTCTATGATGCCTGCTTTTTTGCACCCAATCATCGCAGCCGATTGTTTAACTTACGGGAAGCATTTGGTAACGGCTTCTTATATTTCAAATGAATTAAAGGAAATGGATGCCGAGGTGAAAGCAAAAGGGTTGATTTTTATGAACGAATGTGGATTAGATCCCGGGATTGACCACATGAGTGCCATGAAAGTTTTAGACGAGATTCGTGAAAAAGGCGGCAATCCGGTACATTTTGAAAGTTTTTGCGGTGGTTTGGTTGCTCCAGAATCAGATGATAATGTATGGAAATACAAATTTTCGTGGAACCCTCGTAATGTGGTGGTTGCCGGACAAGGTGGTGCTGCAAAGTTTTTGCAACAAGGTACTTATAAATATATACCCTATCAACGTATTTTTAAACGTACCGAATTTTTAGAAATCGAAGGTTTTGGCCGATTTGAAGCCTATGCAAACCGCGATTCTTTAGGTTATCGCGAAGCTTATGGTTTAGAGAAAGCACATACCATTTATAGAGGAACCATGCGCAGGGTAGGTTTTTCGCGTGCGTGGAATATGTTGGTGCAGTTGGGCGTGACAGATGATACCTACACGATTGAAGATTCAGAAAACATGACCTATCGCGAGTTTATCAATTCATTTTTGTACTACCATCCGACGGATTCTGTGGAAGTGAAGTTCCGTTTGACTTTAAATGTGGAACAAGACGATACGGTTTGGGACAAGTTTGTAGCTTTGGATTTGTTTAATAACGATAAAAAGGTAGGATTGAAAAATGCCACTCCGGCGCAGGTTATTGAAAAAATTCTTGCAGAAAAATGGACCTTGCAACCCGATGATAAAGACATGATTGTAATGTATCACAAGTTTGGCTACACCATGCCTAATGTTGCCGAAACGCTTCAAATAGATGCTACCATGGTATGTTTGGGCGAAGATGCGGTATTAACAGGAATGGCAAAAACAGTAGGTTTGCCCGTTGGAATCATAACCTTAAAAATATTGAACGGCGAAATCACCACACCGGGTGTGCAAATGCCTATTACAAAAGAAGTTTACGAACCTGTTTTAAAAGAATTAGAAACCTTTGGAATTATTTTTCAAGAAAAAGAAGTTCCTTATGACGGCGGAATGTAA
- a CDS encoding DUF423 domain-containing protein: MTKKLVTLATFFGFVAIILGAFGAHGLKKVLSAEQLVSFETGVRYQMYHALFLLLIAQLNVLTEKNKRTIGIFTTIGIFLFSGSIFLLATQQLSGINFSFLGPITPVGGLFLIVSWFLTAFYSMKQKSN; the protein is encoded by the coding sequence ATGACTAAAAAATTAGTAACTTTAGCTACTTTTTTTGGATTTGTAGCGATAATATTAGGAGCTTTTGGCGCTCATGGTTTAAAAAAAGTTTTATCGGCAGAACAGTTGGTAAGTTTTGAAACTGGTGTGCGCTACCAAATGTATCACGCTTTATTTTTGCTACTTATTGCACAATTAAACGTGCTAACCGAAAAAAACAAACGCACCATTGGAATTTTTACCACCATTGGCATTTTTTTGTTTTCAGGATCGATATTTTTGCTTGCCACACAGCAATTATCAGGTATTAATTTTAGCTTTTTAGGTCCTATCACTCCCGTTGGTGGTTTATTTTTAATTGTAAGTTGGTTTCTCACTGCTTTTTATTCAATGAAACAAAAAAGCAATTAA